The following are encoded in a window of Pseudomonas graminis genomic DNA:
- the kdgD gene encoding 5-dehydro-4-deoxyglucarate dehydratase produces MNPQELKSILSHGLLSFPVTDFNAQGDFHRAGYIKRLEWLAPYGASALFAAGGTGEFFSLTGDEYSEIIKTAVDTCETSVPILAGVGGPTRQAIQMAQEAERLGAKGLLLLPHYLTEASQDGVALHVEAVCKSVKIGVVVYNRNVCRLTPSLLEQLAERCPNLIGYKDGLGDIELMVSIRRRLGDRFSYLGGLPTAEVYAAAYKALGVPVYSSAVFNFLPKMAMDFYHAIAKDDHETVGKLIDDFFLPYLDIRNRKHGYAVSIVKAGAKLAGYDAGPVRAPLTDLTSDEVDMLAALMDKQGKQ; encoded by the coding sequence ATGAATCCACAAGAACTGAAGTCCATCCTCTCTCACGGTCTGCTTTCCTTCCCGGTTACCGATTTCAATGCCCAAGGCGACTTCCACCGCGCTGGCTACATCAAGCGTCTGGAATGGCTCGCCCCGTATGGCGCTTCCGCGCTGTTCGCCGCAGGCGGTACAGGTGAGTTCTTCTCACTGACCGGCGACGAATACTCCGAAATCATCAAGACTGCCGTCGACACCTGCGAAACCAGCGTGCCGATTCTGGCTGGCGTCGGTGGTCCGACCCGCCAGGCGATTCAGATGGCTCAAGAAGCCGAGCGTCTGGGGGCCAAAGGCCTGCTGCTGCTGCCTCACTACCTGACCGAAGCCAGCCAGGACGGCGTCGCCCTCCACGTTGAAGCGGTCTGCAAATCGGTCAAGATCGGCGTTGTTGTCTACAACCGTAACGTCTGCCGCCTGACCCCTTCGCTGCTGGAACAATTGGCCGAGCGCTGCCCTAACCTGATCGGCTACAAGGACGGCCTGGGTGATATCGAGCTGATGGTTTCGATCCGCCGTCGTCTGGGCGACCGCTTCTCGTACCTGGGTGGTCTGCCAACGGCAGAAGTCTACGCCGCTGCCTACAAGGCGCTGGGCGTGCCGGTTTACTCCTCGGCGGTGTTCAACTTCCTGCCGAAAATGGCGATGGACTTCTACCACGCCATCGCCAAAGACGATCACGAGACCGTCGGCAAGCTGATCGACGATTTCTTCCTGCCGTACCTGGACATCCGTAACCGCAAACACGGCTACGCGGTGAGCATCGTCAAGGCGGGCGCCAAGCTTGCCGGTTACGACGCAGGCCCTGTCCGCGCGCCGCTGACTGACCTGACGTCGGACGAAGTCGACATGCTGGCTGCGTTGATGGACAAGCAGGGCAAGCAGTAA
- a CDS encoding MFS transporter has translation MQKTKPTHVRYLILLMLFLVTTINYADRATIAIAGSSLQKSLGIDAVTLGFIFSAFGWAYVAGQIPGGWLLDRYGSKKVYALSIFTWSLFTVLQGYVGEFGLSTAIFLLFALRFMVGLAEAPSFPGNARIVAAWFPTSERGTASAIFNSAQYFATVLFAPIMGWIVYTFGWQHVFIVMGSIGILFSLIWLKVIHSPRNHPKINKEEFDHIANNGGMVDMDQDKGKGSASGPKWDYVRQLLTNRMMLGIYLAQYCINGITYFFLTWFPVYLVQERGMTILKAGFIASLPAICGFIGGVLGGIISDYLLRKGHSLTVARKAPIIGGLLLSTSIVTCNYVDIEWVVVGFMALAFFGKGVGALGWAVMSDASPKQIAGLSGGLFNMFGNIASITTPIVIGYIISTTGSFKWALVFVGANALVAVISYIFIVGEIKRVELKETPQKGALPASEAELSQAKL, from the coding sequence ATGCAGAAAACCAAGCCGACGCACGTCCGCTATTTGATCTTGCTCATGCTGTTTCTGGTGACCACGATCAACTACGCCGACCGTGCAACCATCGCCATCGCGGGCTCCAGCCTGCAGAAAAGCCTCGGCATCGACGCCGTTACCCTCGGTTTCATCTTCTCCGCATTTGGTTGGGCCTACGTCGCCGGCCAGATCCCAGGCGGCTGGCTTCTGGACCGCTACGGCTCCAAGAAAGTCTACGCATTGAGCATCTTCACCTGGTCGCTGTTCACCGTGCTGCAAGGCTACGTCGGCGAATTCGGTCTCTCCACCGCCATCTTCCTGCTGTTCGCCCTGCGCTTCATGGTCGGCCTCGCCGAAGCACCGTCGTTCCCCGGCAACGCCCGTATCGTGGCGGCCTGGTTCCCGACGTCTGAGCGCGGCACGGCCTCGGCGATCTTCAACTCGGCACAATACTTCGCCACCGTTCTGTTCGCCCCGATCATGGGCTGGATCGTTTACACCTTCGGCTGGCAGCACGTGTTCATCGTGATGGGCAGCATCGGCATCCTGTTCTCCCTGATCTGGCTGAAAGTTATCCACAGCCCGCGCAACCACCCGAAAATCAACAAGGAAGAATTCGATCACATCGCCAACAACGGCGGCATGGTCGACATGGATCAGGACAAGGGCAAAGGCTCTGCCAGCGGGCCGAAATGGGACTATGTGCGTCAGTTGCTGACCAACCGCATGATGCTGGGCATTTACCTGGCTCAATACTGCATCAACGGCATCACCTACTTCTTCCTGACCTGGTTCCCGGTGTACCTGGTTCAAGAACGCGGCATGACCATCCTCAAGGCGGGCTTCATCGCTTCGCTGCCGGCCATTTGCGGATTCATCGGCGGCGTACTGGGCGGGATCATTTCCGACTACCTGCTGCGCAAAGGCCACTCGCTGACCGTCGCTCGCAAGGCGCCAATCATTGGTGGCCTGCTGCTGTCGACCTCGATCGTGACGTGCAACTACGTCGACATCGAATGGGTCGTCGTGGGCTTCATGGCACTGGCCTTCTTCGGCAAGGGCGTTGGCGCACTGGGCTGGGCGGTCATGTCCGACGCATCGCCGAAACAAATCGCCGGTTTGAGCGGCGGTCTGTTCAACATGTTCGGTAACATCGCTTCCATCACCACCCCGATTGTCATCGGTTACATCATCAGCACCACCGGTTCGTTCAAATGGGCCTTGGTGTTCGTCGGCGCCAACGCGCTGGTGGCGGTGATCAGCTACATCTTCATCGTCGGTGAAATCAAACGTGTAGAACTCAAGGAAACCCCACAGAAGGGTGCCTTGCCGGCCAGTGAAGCCGAGCTTTCTCAAGCGAAACTCTGA
- the garD gene encoding galactarate dehydratase gives MNLIQHADSPRYIRLHALDNVVVVVNDQGVPAGTEFDNGLVTVDNVPQSHKVNTVDIAEGEPIIRYGHTIGYALQPIPKGSWVKEDQLRMPSAPALDSLPMSDAVPVRGEPLEGFTFEGYRNADGTVGTRNILGITTTVQCVTGVLDIAVKRIREELLPKYPNVDDVVALTHSYGCGVAITAKDAYIPIRTVRNLARNPNLGGEALVISLGCEKLQADQVMHTGDASVDLSEPWLYRLQDSKHGFNEMIEQIMELAETRLKKLDQRRRETVPASELILGMQCGGSDAFSGITANPALGYASDLLLRAGATVMFSEVTEVRDAIYLLTSRAENMEVAEGLVREMDWYDRYLAKGEADRSANTTPGNKKGGLSNIVEKSLGSIVKSGSSAINGVLGPGERVTRKGLIFCATPASDFVCGTLQLAAGMNLHVFTTGRGTPYGLAMSPVVKVSTRTELAQRWPDLIDVDAGRIATGRASIEDLGWELFHFYLDVASGKKTTWTEKYRLHNDITLFNPAPIT, from the coding sequence ATGAACTTGATCCAACATGCCGACTCGCCGCGTTACATTCGCCTGCATGCGCTTGATAACGTCGTCGTCGTGGTCAATGACCAGGGCGTACCGGCGGGGACTGAATTCGATAACGGTCTGGTGACCGTCGACAATGTGCCGCAGAGCCACAAGGTGAACACCGTGGACATCGCCGAAGGGGAGCCGATCATTCGTTACGGCCACACCATCGGCTATGCGCTGCAGCCGATCCCGAAAGGCAGTTGGGTCAAGGAAGATCAGCTGCGCATGCCATCAGCGCCGGCGCTGGACAGCCTGCCGATGTCAGACGCCGTGCCGGTCAGGGGTGAGCCGCTGGAAGGCTTCACCTTCGAGGGTTACCGCAACGCCGACGGCACCGTTGGCACGCGCAATATCCTGGGCATCACAACGACGGTGCAGTGCGTCACCGGGGTTCTGGATATCGCCGTCAAGCGCATCCGCGAGGAATTGCTGCCCAAGTACCCGAACGTCGATGACGTGGTGGCGCTGACCCACAGCTACGGCTGCGGCGTCGCCATCACTGCCAAAGACGCGTACATCCCGATTCGCACGGTGCGCAACCTGGCGCGCAACCCGAACCTGGGTGGCGAGGCGCTAGTGATCAGCCTCGGCTGCGAGAAGCTGCAGGCCGATCAGGTCATGCACACTGGCGACGCCTCGGTCGACCTGAGCGAGCCCTGGCTGTATCGCTTGCAAGACTCCAAGCACGGCTTCAACGAAATGATCGAGCAGATCATGGAATTGGCCGAGACACGCTTGAAGAAGCTCGACCAGCGTCGTCGCGAAACCGTGCCGGCGTCGGAATTGATTCTGGGCATGCAGTGCGGCGGCAGCGATGCGTTTTCCGGCATCACCGCCAACCCCGCGCTGGGTTATGCCTCGGACCTGTTGCTGCGCGCGGGCGCAACCGTGATGTTTTCGGAAGTGACCGAAGTGCGTGATGCGATCTACCTGCTGACCTCCCGTGCCGAAAACATGGAAGTCGCTGAAGGCCTGGTTCGCGAAATGGACTGGTACGACCGTTACCTGGCCAAGGGCGAAGCGGACCGCAGCGCCAACACCACGCCGGGGAACAAGAAGGGCGGGCTGTCGAACATCGTCGAGAAGTCGCTGGGGTCGATTGTCAAATCCGGCAGCAGCGCGATCAACGGGGTGCTTGGCCCCGGCGAGCGGGTGACGCGCAAAGGCCTGATCTTCTGCGCGACGCCGGCGAGCGACTTTGTTTGCGGGACGCTGCAACTGGCGGCCGGGATGAACCTGCACGTGTTCACTACAGGGCGCGGCACGCCGTATGGTTTGGCGATGTCACCGGTGGTGAAGGTGTCGACCCGCACCGAGCTGGCCCAGCGCTGGCCCGATCTGATCGATGTTGATGCAGGGCGCATTGCAACCGGGCGCGCCAGCATCGAGGACTTGGGATGGGAGCTTTTTCACTTCTATCTGGACGTGGCCAGCGGAAAGAAGACGACCTGGACCGAGAAGTATCGTTTGCACAACGACATTACGTTGTTCAACCCGGCGCCGATTACCTAA
- a CDS encoding low affinity iron permease family protein, producing MTFSKFAQALSQWSGSPRTFLVAIALICVWAATGPLFHFNDTWQLIINTSTTIITFLMVFLIQNTQNRDTDELHIKIDELLRVTKDAQNAVLSLDNLDQKELHALRKKYKAMGEGIEFDHTEAFPEPEPEAGEEKAELVTGR from the coding sequence ATGACATTCTCGAAGTTCGCGCAGGCCTTGTCGCAATGGTCTGGCAGCCCACGAACCTTCCTCGTTGCGATTGCGCTGATCTGCGTGTGGGCCGCCACCGGGCCGCTCTTCCATTTCAACGACACCTGGCAACTGATCATCAACACGTCTACGACGATCATTACCTTTCTGATGGTTTTCCTGATCCAGAACACCCAGAACCGCGATACCGATGAGCTGCATATCAAGATCGACGAACTGCTGCGGGTGACCAAAGACGCGCAGAACGCCGTGCTGAGCCTGGATAACCTCGACCAGAAGGAACTGCACGCGCTGCGCAAGAAGTACAAGGCGATGGGCGAAGGCATCGAGTTTGATCACACCGAGGCGTTTCCGGAGCCGGAGCCTGAGGCGGGTGAGGAGAAAGCAGAGTTGGTGACTGGCCGCTGA
- a CDS encoding TatD family hydrolase: MRLIDTHTHLDFDNFDADRDAVLANSRQLGVDRIVVLGVYQRNLQRVWDLAISEPSVYAALGLHPVFLEEHQPEHVQQMRDWLTRLAGHPKLCAVGEIGLDYYIESLDRPRQQTLLDQQLQLAADFNLPALLHVRRSHADTIAALKRFKLKRCGIIHAFAGSREEAREYIKLGYKLGLGGAATWPQALRMHRVIADLPLESVVLETDSPDMAPAMFPGLRNSPEHLPDICAAIAKLMNIPADALAAASTANACEVFGWS; the protein is encoded by the coding sequence GTGCGACTGATCGACACTCACACGCACCTGGATTTCGACAACTTCGACGCCGACCGCGACGCCGTCCTCGCCAACAGCCGGCAGTTGGGTGTCGATCGCATCGTGGTGCTGGGCGTCTATCAGCGCAATCTGCAACGGGTGTGGGATCTGGCGATCAGCGAACCCTCGGTGTACGCCGCGCTGGGTCTGCACCCTGTGTTCCTCGAAGAGCATCAGCCCGAGCATGTGCAGCAGATGCGCGACTGGCTGACGCGTCTGGCCGGGCATCCCAAGCTCTGCGCCGTGGGTGAAATCGGTCTGGATTACTACATCGAATCCCTGGACCGCCCGCGGCAACAGACGTTGCTTGACCAGCAGTTGCAGCTGGCCGCCGACTTCAACCTCCCTGCCCTGCTCCACGTGCGCCGCAGCCACGCCGACACCATTGCCGCGCTCAAGCGCTTCAAGCTCAAGCGCTGCGGCATCATTCACGCCTTCGCCGGCAGCCGCGAAGAAGCCCGGGAATACATCAAGCTGGGTTACAAGCTGGGGCTGGGCGGTGCGGCGACGTGGCCGCAGGCGTTGCGCATGCACCGGGTGATCGCCGATCTGCCGTTGGAAAGCGTCGTGCTGGAAACCGACTCCCCGGACATGGCGCCGGCAATGTTTCCGGGCCTGCGCAACAGCCCCGAGCATCTACCCGATATCTGCGCGGCCATCGCCAAGCTGATGAACATCCCCGCCGACGCACTGGCCGCCGCGAGCACCGCCAACGCCTGTGAGGTATTCGGCTGGAGCTGA
- the cra gene encoding catabolite repressor/activator encodes MKLSDIARLAGVSVTTASYVINGKAEQQRISSATVERVRAVVDAHGFRPNPQAAGLRSRHTRTLGFILPDLENPSYARIAKQLEQGARARGYQLLIASSDDDPISELQLLQLFRARRCDALFVASCLPASDDSYRALQQQGTPVIAIDREMDPAHFCSVVSDDHDASQQLTRSLLEIKPRHIALIGARPELSVSQARASGFEDALEGFEGSVIIEHGDAFSRDCGQQLASDMFDRLGYFPDALITTSYVLLQGVFDLLHQRRLNPDQLHLGTFGDTQLLDFLPLPVNAMAQQHHLIAEKALALALSAIEQDQYEPGVHAIVRTFKQRIHEA; translated from the coding sequence TTGAAACTCAGTGATATTGCGCGTCTGGCCGGTGTTTCTGTGACCACGGCCAGCTACGTGATCAACGGAAAGGCCGAACAGCAACGCATCAGCAGCGCGACGGTCGAGCGCGTGCGCGCGGTGGTCGACGCCCACGGCTTCCGGCCCAACCCGCAGGCGGCCGGGCTGCGCAGCCGGCATACCCGGACCCTTGGCTTCATCCTGCCCGACCTCGAGAACCCCAGTTACGCGCGCATCGCCAAGCAACTGGAACAGGGTGCCCGCGCGCGTGGTTACCAATTGCTGATCGCCAGTTCAGACGACGATCCCATCAGCGAGTTGCAGTTGTTGCAGCTGTTTCGCGCGCGACGCTGCGATGCGCTGTTCGTCGCCAGTTGCCTGCCGGCCAGTGATGACAGCTACCGCGCGCTGCAACAGCAAGGGACGCCGGTCATCGCCATCGACCGGGAGATGGACCCGGCGCACTTCTGTTCGGTGGTCAGCGATGACCATGACGCCAGCCAGCAACTGACCCGCAGCCTGCTGGAGATCAAGCCGCGGCACATCGCCCTGATCGGCGCGCGGCCGGAGCTGAGCGTCAGTCAGGCGCGGGCCAGTGGTTTCGAAGATGCGCTGGAGGGTTTCGAAGGCTCGGTGATCATCGAACACGGCGACGCGTTCAGCCGTGACTGCGGCCAGCAACTGGCCAGCGACATGTTTGATCGCCTGGGGTATTTCCCCGACGCGCTGATTACGACGTCCTATGTCCTGCTGCAAGGGGTGTTCGATTTGCTGCACCAGCGCCGCCTGAACCCGGACCAGCTTCATCTGGGCACATTCGGTGACACGCAATTGCTGGATTTCCTGCCGTTGCCGGTCAATGCCATGGCTCAGCAGCACCATCTGATCGCTGAAAAAGCCTTGGCCCTGGCGTTGTCGGCCATCGAGCAGGATCAGTACGAGCCAGGCGTGCATGCCATCGTGCGGACATTCAAACAACGGATTCACGAGGCGTAA
- the ptsP gene encoding phosphoenolpyruvate--protein phosphotransferase, translating into MLELTIEQISMDQSAVDKPAALQLLADLLVADGLVAPGYLAGLQAREQQGSTFLGQGIAIPHGTPQTRDQVFATGVRLMQFPEGVDWGDGQMVYLAIGIAAKSDEHLRLLQLLTRALGENDLGEALRQSKDPESLLKLLQGAPQELALDAQMISLGVMVDDFEELVWRGARLLRKAECVNNGFAAVLQQVEPLPLGEGLWWLHSEQMVNKPGLAFVTPDKPMRHLGQSLTGLFCLASLGESHQALLERLCALLIEGRGHVLGEATSSRAVLQALGGEVPPDWPSERVTLANAHGLHARPAKILAQLAKGFDGDIRVRIVDGTENPVSAKSLSKLLSLGVQRGQSLEFIAEPTIAADALPALIAAVLEGLGEEIEPLPTHTEVKPATAVVEKTLSAPAAGTQIPAVPAAPGIAVGPAHVHVLPVFDYPAQGESQSVEHERLHSALAQVRVDIEQLIQRSTAKAIREIFVTHQEMLADPELVDEVAQRLKQGESAAAAWMNVIEAAARQQEQLKDALLAERAADLRDVGRRVLAQICGVEDLVEPEEPYILVMDEVGPSDVARLDPARVAGILTARGGATAHSAIVARALGIPALVGAGDAVLLIKSGTQLLIDGQRGRLDVAPDEATLQRALQDRDTREQRLKAAAALRMEPAITQDGHTVEVFANIGDSAGTPAAVEQGAEGIGLLRTELLFMAHSSAPDEATQEAEYRRVLNDLDGRPLVVRTLDVGGDKPLPYWPIDKEENPFLGVRGIRLTLQRPDIMESQLRALLRAADNRPLRIMFPMVGTVEEWRQARDMTERLRLEIPVADLQLGIMIEVPSAALLAPVLAKEVDFFSVGTNDLTQYTMAIDRGHPTLSAQADGLHPAVLQLIDITVRAAHANGKWVGVCGELAADPLAVPVLVGLGVDELSVSARSIGEVKACVRELNLIEARKLAQAALAVGSAADVRALVEGL; encoded by the coding sequence ATGCTCGAGCTGACCATAGAGCAAATTTCCATGGACCAGTCGGCGGTGGACAAGCCCGCCGCGTTGCAACTGCTGGCTGACTTGCTTGTCGCCGATGGCCTGGTGGCTCCCGGCTACCTTGCAGGCTTGCAGGCGCGCGAGCAACAGGGTTCGACTTTTCTGGGGCAAGGCATCGCCATTCCCCACGGCACGCCGCAGACCCGCGACCAGGTGTTCGCCACCGGCGTGCGCCTGATGCAATTCCCCGAGGGGGTGGACTGGGGTGACGGGCAAATGGTCTATCTGGCCATCGGCATCGCTGCCAAGTCCGACGAGCATTTGCGGTTGCTTCAGTTGCTGACCCGCGCCCTGGGTGAAAACGACCTGGGCGAGGCGCTGCGTCAGTCGAAGGATCCCGAGTCTCTGCTCAAACTGCTGCAAGGCGCGCCGCAGGAACTGGCCCTCGATGCTCAGATGATCAGCCTGGGCGTCATGGTCGATGATTTCGAAGAGCTCGTCTGGCGCGGCGCGCGTTTGCTGCGCAAAGCCGAGTGCGTGAACAACGGTTTCGCGGCGGTGCTGCAGCAGGTCGAGCCGCTGCCGTTGGGCGAAGGCCTCTGGTGGCTGCACAGTGAGCAGATGGTCAACAAGCCCGGCCTGGCCTTCGTTACGCCGGACAAACCCATGCGTCATCTGGGCCAGTCGCTGACCGGGCTGTTCTGTCTGGCAAGTCTGGGTGAGTCCCACCAGGCGTTGCTCGAACGTTTGTGCGCCTTGCTGATCGAAGGTCGCGGCCACGTACTGGGTGAAGCGACCAGCAGTCGCGCGGTGCTTCAGGCATTGGGCGGCGAAGTGCCGCCCGACTGGCCGAGTGAGCGCGTGACCCTGGCCAATGCCCACGGCCTGCATGCGCGTCCCGCGAAAATCCTCGCGCAACTGGCCAAGGGCTTTGACGGCGACATTCGCGTGCGCATCGTCGATGGCACCGAAAATCCTGTGTCGGCCAAGAGCCTGAGTAAACTGCTGAGCCTCGGCGTGCAGCGCGGTCAGTCCCTTGAGTTCATCGCCGAGCCGACCATTGCTGCCGACGCCTTGCCTGCGTTGATCGCTGCGGTGCTCGAAGGCCTGGGCGAAGAAATCGAGCCGTTGCCGACCCATACCGAAGTCAAGCCAGCCACGGCGGTTGTTGAAAAAACCCTCAGCGCCCCCGCTGCAGGCACTCAGATTCCGGCCGTGCCTGCTGCGCCCGGCATCGCCGTCGGCCCGGCCCACGTGCATGTTCTGCCGGTGTTCGATTACCCGGCACAGGGCGAATCGCAAAGCGTCGAACACGAACGTCTGCACAGCGCGCTGGCGCAGGTGCGCGTCGACATCGAGCAATTGATTCAACGCAGCACGGCGAAGGCCATTCGCGAGATTTTCGTCACCCACCAGGAAATGCTCGCCGACCCCGAGCTGGTCGACGAAGTGGCCCAGCGTCTGAAACAAGGCGAAAGCGCCGCTGCCGCGTGGATGAACGTGATCGAGGCCGCCGCGCGTCAGCAGGAACAGCTGAAAGACGCGCTGCTGGCCGAGCGCGCCGCTGACTTGCGGGATGTCGGCCGCCGGGTGCTGGCGCAAATCTGCGGCGTCGAAGACCTGGTTGAGCCGGAAGAACCTTACATTCTGGTGATGGACGAAGTCGGTCCATCCGACGTCGCGCGTCTGGACCCTGCCCGTGTCGCCGGCATTCTCACCGCCCGCGGCGGCGCCACGGCCCACAGCGCCATCGTCGCCCGGGCGCTGGGCATCCCCGCCCTTGTAGGTGCGGGCGATGCGGTGTTGCTGATCAAATCCGGCACCCAGTTGTTGATTGACGGCCAGCGCGGGCGTCTCGACGTTGCGCCCGACGAAGCGACCCTGCAGCGTGCCTTGCAAGACCGTGACACCCGCGAGCAACGCCTCAAGGCTGCCGCTGCCCTGCGCATGGAGCCAGCGATCACCCAGGACGGCCACACCGTTGAGGTCTTCGCCAACATCGGTGACAGCGCCGGCACGCCGGCAGCAGTGGAGCAGGGCGCCGAAGGGATTGGCCTGCTGCGCACCGAATTGCTGTTCATGGCCCACAGTTCCGCGCCCGATGAAGCGACACAGGAAGCGGAATACCGACGCGTGCTCAACGACCTCGACGGTCGCCCGCTGGTGGTTCGCACCCTCGACGTCGGCGGCGACAAGCCGCTGCCGTACTGGCCCATCGATAAAGAAGAAAACCCGTTTCTCGGCGTGCGCGGCATTCGCCTGACCTTGCAACGCCCGGACATCATGGAAAGCCAGCTGCGTGCGTTGCTGCGTGCGGCGGACAATCGCCCGTTGCGCATCATGTTTCCGATGGTGGGCACCGTTGAAGAATGGCGCCAGGCCCGCGACATGACCGAGCGTCTGCGTCTGGAGATCCCGGTTGCCGACCTGCAACTGGGGATCATGATCGAAGTGCCGTCGGCGGCGTTGCTGGCACCGGTGCTGGCGAAAGAAGTGGATTTCTTCAGCGTCGGCACCAACGACCTGACCCAGTACACGATGGCCATCGATCGCGGTCACCCGACGTTGTCCGCCCAGGCCGACGGTCTGCACCCGGCGGTGTTGCAACTGATCGACATCACCGTGCGCGCCGCTCACGCCAACGGTAAATGGGTAGGCGTCTGCGGCGAACTGGCCGCCGACCCGCTGGCCGTGCCGGTGCTGGTCGGTCTGGGTGTGGATGAATTGAGCGTCTCGGCGCGGAGCATCGGCGAAGTCAAAGCCTGCGTCCGTGAATTGAATCTGATCGAAGCCCGGAAACTTGCGCAGGCGGCCCTGGCCGTTGGCAGCGCGGCGGACGTGCGTGCCCTCGTGGAGGGGCTGTAA
- the pfkB gene encoding 1-phosphofructokinase, translating to MAKILTLTMNPALDLTVQLGPLQIGQVNRSDAMLSHAAGKGINVAQVLADLGHELTVAGFLGVDNQQPFETLFAKRGFVDEFVRVPGETRSNIKLAESSGRITDLNGPGPEVSLQAQQALAARVEQIAAGFDAVVVAGSLPRGVSAQWLKTLLLRLNAMGLKVALDTSGEALRAGLEASPWMIKPNTEELADALDAPIISIAAQAEAAADLRQRGIEHVVISQGSEGVHWFSSNVALQALPPKVTVASTVGAGDSLLAGMVHGLLSGHKPEQTLRTATAIAAMAVTQIGFGINDPAQLKRLESGVNVRALTA from the coding sequence ATGGCGAAAATTCTGACATTGACCATGAACCCGGCGCTGGACCTGACCGTGCAGTTGGGCCCCTTACAGATCGGCCAGGTCAACCGCAGCGACGCCATGCTCAGCCACGCGGCGGGCAAGGGCATCAACGTCGCCCAGGTGTTGGCTGATTTGGGGCACGAGCTGACCGTCGCGGGCTTCCTCGGCGTCGATAACCAGCAGCCGTTCGAAACCCTGTTCGCCAAGCGCGGCTTCGTCGATGAGTTCGTGCGGGTACCAGGCGAGACGCGCAGCAACATCAAGCTGGCGGAAAGCAGCGGGCGCATCACCGACCTCAACGGCCCGGGCCCGGAAGTCAGCCTCCAGGCGCAACAGGCGCTGGCCGCTCGGGTTGAACAGATCGCGGCGGGTTTTGATGCGGTGGTCGTGGCTGGCAGTCTGCCCCGCGGCGTCAGTGCGCAGTGGCTGAAAACGTTGTTGCTGCGCCTCAACGCCATGGGTTTGAAAGTGGCGCTGGACACCAGCGGCGAAGCGTTGCGCGCCGGCCTGGAAGCGTCGCCGTGGATGATCAAGCCCAACACCGAAGAACTGGCCGACGCCCTTGATGCGCCGATCATTTCCATCGCCGCGCAAGCCGAGGCAGCGGCCGATCTGCGCCAGCGTGGCATCGAGCACGTGGTGATTTCCCAAGGCTCGGAGGGCGTTCACTGGTTCAGTTCCAACGTCGCGTTGCAGGCACTGCCGCCCAAAGTCACCGTCGCCAGCACCGTCGGCGCGGGGGATTCGCTGCTGGCCGGGATGGTCCACGGCTTGCTGTCTGGGCACAAACCCGAGCAAACCTTGCGAACTGCCACGGCCATTGCGGCCATGGCCGTGACTCAGATCGGCTTCGGCATCAATGATCCGGCGCAATTGAAACGTCTGGAAAGCGGTGTCAACGTCCGCGCCCTGACGGCATAA